GTTGCCACCAAGATGACAAAATTCCTAGTGTCCGCGACTGACCCCCGTAAACACACGCTAAAAACGCCCGTGGCCGTGTGAGTTCAAGTCCTAAAATGAGTCTTATGCAGAGTTTTTTTATCCCCAAAAACGAAATCATCTTTCACGAATATCGAAAGGCTGCATTCCATATCGGCACCACATCTTGTGTCCATCTGTGCCGCCAGCCACCTTCCGGAAAAAGACCCTGCCCGCGACAGCGCGGGCCGCATACCCCCGCAAATGACCGCTTAAGTCCCTGATCCACCACAGGGAAATCATGATTGATATGGGGTCAGACCGCCCCCCAATCCACCCCTGATTCGCCCCCGATTCGCGGGCAAAAACATCAATCTTTTCAATGCGATACAAAAGGCACGATTCGTATTTCTTGCCGGGGTCCGCGCCATGGGGGTAAGGTGCGGCCAGCATAAAACACTGAACGGAACGTGACTCGGCTATGGAAAAACACGGCTTTATGATTGCGATTGGCGGGCTGTCAGGATCAGGCAAATCGACGCTGGCCGGACGATTGGCGGCGGAAACCGGCGCGGTCTGGCTGCGGTCCGATTCCATTCGCAAGGAATTGTGGGGCGTGGACCCGCTGACCAAATTGCCGCCCGAGGCCTATAGCCGCGATTTCAGCACCAAGACCTACGAAACGCTGGCCAGCCGGATGGAAGAGAATTTGCGCGCCGGACGGATCGTGATTGTCGATATGAGCTTTGCCAAGCCCGTCGAGCGCCGGAGCTTCGCCAACCGGGCCACCGCCTGTGGCGCGGGATTCCACGGGATCTGGCTGGATGCCACACCCGATACGCTGAAAACCCGCGTCGATGCCCGGGTGGGGGATGTATCGGATGCCGATTCCACAATCGTGACCATGCAATTGGGCTTTGATCTGGGCACCATTGAATGGAGCCGGATCAACACCGACCGCCCGGCGGACAGCGTTTACCGTCTGGCTTGTGCCCTGCTGGGCGTGGACGGTCCCACCCCCATCCGCGCGATCAAGCTGGAACCATAAGATTTTTACGCCAATCGGGCCAAAACTTGATATAAAGCGGGCGTGATCTATCCCTGCACGAACCCCGTAAGGCTTTCGCTATGACCAGCACTGAAATCTGCCCCCTGATCCGTAAACGCCAGACCAAGATCGTCGCCACACTCGGCCCCGCATCGGCGAATATTGAGATGATCGAGAAACTGGTTCTGGCCGGGGTTGATGTGGTGCGGTTGAACTTCAGCCACGGCGAACACGCCGACCATGCCGCACGCGTGAAAATTATTCGCGGACTGGAAACCAAACTGGCCCGCCCCATCGCCATCATCGCCGATTTGCAGGGTCCGAAATTACGCGTTGGCCGATTTAAAGACGGGTCCATCACGCTGACCGCCGGGCAAAAACTGCGCCTCGATCTGGATAAAACCGAGGGCGATGACACCCGCGTCAATTTGCCGCACCCGGAAATCATCAACACGCTGAGCCCCGGCGCGTTCATCCTGTGCGATGACGGCAAGGTGCGGATGAAGATTATTGATAAGGGCGCGGATTTCCTGATCGCGGAAGTGGTCAGCGGCACGAAATTGTCGAACAACAAGGGCGTGAACGTACCCGGTGTGATTTTGCCCATTCCGGCCCTGACCGAAAAGGATCGCAAGGATCTGGTCGCAGCCCTTGATATGGGTGTGGATTGGGTCGCACAAAGCTTCGTGCAGCGCCCGGAAGATGTCGCCGAAGCCAAAAAACTGATCGGTGGTCGCGCCGCGTTGATGGCAAAGATTGAAAAGCCCTCCGCGATTGAATTGTTCGCCGGCATCCTCGATCTGGTCGATGGCATTATGCTGGCGCGTGGTGATCTGGGCGTTGAAATTCCGCCGGAAGAAGTGCCCGCCCTGCAGAAAAAAATCGTGCGGCAGGTACGCCAGTCCGGCAAGCCGATTATCGTCGCGACCCAGATGCTGGAATCCATGATTGAAAGCCCAGCCCCGACCCGGGCGGAGGCCAGTGACGTGGCCACCGCCGTGTATGACGGCACCGACGCCGTGATGCTGTCCGCCGAAACCGCCGCCGGGAAATATCCGATTGAATCCGTATCCATCATGGACCGTATTTGCCAGCACGTCGAAGCCGACGATCTGTACCGCCGCATTATGGATGCCGACCATCCGGATGCGGATACCGATGCGTCGGACGCGATCACCATTGCGGCCTGTCAGGTGGCACAGACAATCAACGCCGCCTGCATCACCAATTACACATCATCGGGATCGACCACGCTGCGTACCGCGCGCCAGCGCCCGGCGATGCCGATTTTGTGCTTGTCGCATTCGGCACAGACCACACGCCGTTTGATGCTGTCCTATGGCGTGCATGCCGTGTACACGCCGGACGTCACATCCTTCGCCGACGCGGTCAAGATGGCCACGGAACAGGCCGCGATTCAGGGGTTGGCAAAGAAAGGCCAACGCCTGGTCCTGACCGCCGGGGTGCCGTTCGGCACGCCGGGATCGACCAACGCGTTGCGTGTGGCCTGGGTTGAATAAGGGGGGTTGAATAAGGGCATTGAATGAGGACATTAACGCCTCATTAACCAAACCCGGAAAAATCCGCAGAATAAGACGGGTTTTTCCAAAGCCCCAATCCACCATTTCCGCACCGCGCATAAAAAAGCGCGGGATTCCCTGTAAATTTTGACAAAAACCAGACGGACCCGTACCATAGTATATGGTTTGCATGATGAGAATCATGTGATCCGGGGGGCACGGAAATCCCCGTTTGAATCAGCGGCTGGCATCGGTCGTGACTGGTTCCGCTTCCCGCGAAGCGTATACCAGAGATGCCCTCTCTTTTTTCTCGGGAGTGTTCTCGCGTATTTTTAAAAGGCCGGCCACTTTTTCTGTTCTTAACGTCTTCGGCCCATTTAAATCTGATTTCAAACGGATCATCAAAAACGACCTTTTCGCCCCCGCACGCGCTATGGCTTTTTGCCATGACGCATCACACCGGGGGGATATTTTTTGATGCAACGTCGTTTTGTGCTGCTTGCTTTGGCCAGTGCCGCGCTTTTCGTTCTGCCGCAATCCGCATACGCACAGGAAGCCCAGCCGGGCGATGCGTGTACCACCAACGGTGCGGTGCGATCGACCGGTGGCCCCGAACAAATGCCGCGCCGCATGTTGATTTGTAACGGCACAACGTGGCAAAGCGCACTGGAACAAACCACGGCCGGTGCCTCTCTCCTGCAAATTGGCAACGATACCGGATCGTGCACCACGGCCAAGCTGGGCCGGATGCGCTATAACGGCACATCGACATGGGAATATTGCAACGGATCGACATGGGCGGCATTGGGGAGCGGCGGGTCAGCCGCAGGCGCGGACCGGGAAATTCAATTTAATTCAGGGGGCGCGTTTGGTACATCCAGCACATTCAAATTGATGGCGGATGGTGATTTATTGTTGGCCGGACCATCCACCACGGGAATCGCAAGCGTTCCCGTATCCGGAAACGGAACGCGGATGTTCTTTGACTTCCAAACATCGGCATTCCGCGTGGGATCTGTAAGCGGCACACAATGGGATAATGCCAATATCGGAATCTTTAGTGTCGCGATGGGATTCGACGCAACAGCCAGCAACACTTTCGGTGTCGCAATGGGGGCTCAAACAACAGCCAGCGGCGTTTCCAGTACCGCCATGGGGTATAACACAATCGCCGCAGGCTCTCATAGCTTCGCCGCCGGCAGAGACGTCAACATAACCACGACAGGCAGTGGATCGTTTGGCTTTGGGCTAACAAACACAGCCCCAGCCATAAAACCGCAAGTATCCGGCGCGCAATCCTTTGGCATTTTCATGGGCAACCAGAACGCCGTGAATTTTTCCGCCGCAAACACGATGGGATTATTCGGCGGCAAGATGGTGATTGATTCTACCATTCCCGCCACCAATCTGGTCGCGGACACAGAACTGGAAATCGATGGCACATTGAAAATCGGCAGTGGCGGCGAAGCATGCGATGCCAGCCGCGAGGGATCGATTCAATATCTGGCCGCATCCGATACATTCCAGGTTTGCGCCACAGCCGGAAGCTGGACCGCGTTGGGCGGCGGCGGGTCAGCCGCAGGATCCGACCGAGAAATTCAGTTTAATAGCGGTGGACTGTTCGGAGCCAGCGCATCGTTAACATTCGATGGCACAGGTTTGTATAGCAAGGCTTTTTACGCAGACGCGACAGGAACAACGTACGATACTGCCGTCTCGGGGATAAGTGATGCTGACTATGGTGTAGGTATTTATGGCGAATTCGCGCACCCAACAAACTTAGGAACTGGCGTTCGCGGGAACGCCAGCAGCACCAATGGCAGAGGCGTCCAGGGCACAGCCTCAGCATCGACCGGACTGACCTACGGCGGCTATTTTGAAAGTGACAGTTCCACGGGCGTGGGCGTTTTCGGGATAGGGGGCGGGTATGGCATTAGAGGGGAGGCCACGAGCGCCACTGGATACGCAGGATATTTCTTCAACTCCGCCGATGGCTGGGGCGTCTATTCTGAGAATGATATGGGTCTGGCCTCCGGAAAATATCTCAACTGGGGATCGACGCGCGGTAGTACCGGTTACGGTATTCGCGACAACGCGGGAACGATCGAATGTAAAAATTCTGGTGGAGCATGGGCCGCGTGCGCAGGAAGTGGCGGTGCATCGCTGTCCGGTCTGACCGCGGCAACGGCGACCAACACAATCGCCAATGCCAACTTCACGCAAACATGGAACTGGGACACGCTGACAACGGGCAATGGTTTGGTGTTGAACTCAACATCATTGACGGATGGCAATATCCTGCGCGTTATCAACAGCAACACCACAGGCACCGGCGGTCCGATTTATGCCCAAACGAGCAGCACTGGCGCATTAAGCTACGGTGTAGGCGGCTTTGCGACCTCCACCACCGGCTTGAGCATAGGCCTTTACGGTTCCAGCACCAGTTCAAGCGGTAACGGTGTTCGTGGCAGTGCGGGATCAGGCACCGGCACAACATCTGGCGTTTACGGTAGCGCCTCCAGCACCAGCGGGCGCGGCGTATATGGCTGGGCCGCCGCTGCAACCGGCACAACATACGGCGTCTATGGCACATCCGCCAGCTCCGCCGGATATGGTGGATATTTCACCAATACGTCCACGGGCGTGGCCCTGCGGGCACAGGGTGATTTGGAATATACCGGGTCATTGCGTGACATGTCGGATATTCGGTTGAAGGACAATGTGAAGCCGTTGGATTCATCACTGGAAAAAATCACGCAACTGCAGGGTATTTCATTCACCATGAAGGACAGCAATACGCACGACACCGAATATGGTTTTTCGGCCCAGGATGTTCAAAAAATCTATCCCAACCTGGTCCACAAAGCCAACGATGAAGATGGCACATTGTCGATGAATTACACCGGATTGATCGCCCCGCTGGTCGAAGCCATCAAGGAACAGCAAAAAGAAATTGAAGTGCTGAAGGCCGAAATCGAAGCGTTGAAAGCCCGGGAATAAGGCGCGATGAAAAAAACGATCCTGTCCGTTGCTATCATGCTGTGCGTGCTGTCTTCCGCCAAGCCATCATGGGCCGCTGGGGAACAACCGGGTGATGCCTGCACCGTGGCCGGGGCGGTTGTGCGTGCCGCCGGACCCGATCAGGTGCCATATCTCACCTTGGTGTGCAACGGATCGACATGGGTATTGGCGGATGAACGCACAACAGCCGGGCGTAGCTTGTTCAGAGTTGGCAGCGACGCCACCGCCTGTGACGCCACAAAGGTGGGGCGAATAAGTTTTGTTGGGGGGGCGTGGACCTATTGCCACGATTCCAGCTGGAAAGCGATTGGGCTTCCGAATTGTGCAGCAGGGCAGGGTTTAACGCAGGGTGTGGCTGGTCCGGAATGTTGCCCGACAATGGGCTGGGCTGTGACCGCTCCGCCAGAGGCCAACAGCTGGTCCAATGTAACGTATGGAAACGGTTTGTTTGTTGCGGTTTCGACAAACGGTACAAACCGGATCATGACATCCCCCGATGGCGTTAATTGGACTGCGCGTGCAGCCCCAGAAAATTTGGCGTGGAATAGGATTTTTTTTGGTAACAATCTGTTCATTGTTACGACATCGTCCACCAGTAACCGGATCATGACGTCCCCTGATGGGGTGACGTGGACAGCGCGGACCGTTCCGCAAAGCAATAGTTGGCAAGGTGTAACGTATGGCAATGGTTTGTATGTTGCGGTTTCGTCAAATGGTACGAACCGTGTCATGACATCCCCCGATGGGGTGACATGGACGTTGCGGACGGCAGCCGCAGATAATGCGTGGATGGCGATTACCTATGGTGATGGATTGTTTGTTGCGACTTCGTCGAATGGGACAAACCGTGTCATGACATCCCCCAATGGGATTACATGGACATCCCGGTTTTTGCCGGGAACGGACCCGGCTGTATATTCTATAGCGTATGGCAATGGGCGTTTTGCGGGCGTCAGTTCTGGTGGTCGTGTTTTTACATCGACAGACGGGATAAACTGGTCACAGGCCACATTATCCGAAACGAATTTCCTTCGCTCGATTACCTTTAATGGGACTAAGTTTATTACCGTATCGAATAACGGAACCAGCAGGATTGCAACATCTGTGGATGGGGTAACGTGGCAATTGTATCAGGCCCCCGAAGCAAGCAATTGGATGTCTGTGACCAATGGTGGCGGAAAGGTTGTGGCCACGGCCACGTCCGGAACAAATACGATAATGTACTCCATTGATGTACCGTGTCCGTAATGGGAAAAGCGATGAAAATATTATTGCATGCTACGATGATAATAAGCCTTGCAGGATTTTCTTTGCACGCATACGCGCAGGAAGAACAGCCAGGATCCGCCTGCACACCATCAGGAAAAATTGTAGTAACCGGCGGCCCCGAACAAATGCCGCGCCGGGTGATGATTTGTAATGGATCAACATGGCGCACGTTTATGGAACAGAACACGGATGGAAAAAGCCTGTTCCAGGTGGACAATGACACCGGCAGCTGCACAGCGGCGAAGGAAGGCCGCCTGCGCTTTAACGACAGCACCAACCTCTGGTCCTATTGCCGCAGCGGATCATGGACCAACTTCACCACCCTGCCCACATGTGCGGTTGGGCAAGGATATGTCATGACCGGATCGGGTTGGGGATGTTG
The window above is part of the Micavibrio aeruginosavorus ARL-13 genome. Proteins encoded here:
- a CDS encoding tail fiber domain-containing protein; its protein translation is MQRRFVLLALASAALFVLPQSAYAQEAQPGDACTTNGAVRSTGGPEQMPRRMLICNGTTWQSALEQTTAGASLLQIGNDTGSCTTAKLGRMRYNGTSTWEYCNGSTWAALGSGGSAAGADREIQFNSGGAFGTSSTFKLMADGDLLLAGPSTTGIASVPVSGNGTRMFFDFQTSAFRVGSVSGTQWDNANIGIFSVAMGFDATASNTFGVAMGAQTTASGVSSTAMGYNTIAAGSHSFAAGRDVNITTTGSGSFGFGLTNTAPAIKPQVSGAQSFGIFMGNQNAVNFSAANTMGLFGGKMVIDSTIPATNLVADTELEIDGTLKIGSGGEACDASREGSIQYLAASDTFQVCATAGSWTALGGGGSAAGSDREIQFNSGGLFGASASLTFDGTGLYSKAFYADATGTTYDTAVSGISDADYGVGIYGEFAHPTNLGTGVRGNASSTNGRGVQGTASASTGLTYGGYFESDSSTGVGVFGIGGGYGIRGEATSATGYAGYFFNSADGWGVYSENDMGLASGKYLNWGSTRGSTGYGIRDNAGTIECKNSGGAWAACAGSGGASLSGLTAATATNTIANANFTQTWNWDTLTTGNGLVLNSTSLTDGNILRVINSNTTGTGGPIYAQTSSTGALSYGVGGFATSTTGLSIGLYGSSTSSSGNGVRGSAGSGTGTTSGVYGSASSTSGRGVYGWAAAATGTTYGVYGTSASSAGYGGYFTNTSTGVALRAQGDLEYTGSLRDMSDIRLKDNVKPLDSSLEKITQLQGISFTMKDSNTHDTEYGFSAQDVQKIYPNLVHKANDEDGTLSMNYTGLIAPLVEAIKEQQKEIEVLKAEIEALKARE
- a CDS encoding WD40/YVTN/BNR-like repeat-containing protein, producing MKKTILSVAIMLCVLSSAKPSWAAGEQPGDACTVAGAVVRAAGPDQVPYLTLVCNGSTWVLADERTTAGRSLFRVGSDATACDATKVGRISFVGGAWTYCHDSSWKAIGLPNCAAGQGLTQGVAGPECCPTMGWAVTAPPEANSWSNVTYGNGLFVAVSTNGTNRIMTSPDGVNWTARAAPENLAWNRIFFGNNLFIVTTSSTSNRIMTSPDGVTWTARTVPQSNSWQGVTYGNGLYVAVSSNGTNRVMTSPDGVTWTLRTAAADNAWMAITYGDGLFVATSSNGTNRVMTSPNGITWTSRFLPGTDPAVYSIAYGNGRFAGVSSGGRVFTSTDGINWSQATLSETNFLRSITFNGTKFITVSNNGTSRIATSVDGVTWQLYQAPEASNWMSVTNGGGKVVATATSGTNTIMYSIDVPCP
- the pyk gene encoding pyruvate kinase; the encoded protein is MTSTEICPLIRKRQTKIVATLGPASANIEMIEKLVLAGVDVVRLNFSHGEHADHAARVKIIRGLETKLARPIAIIADLQGPKLRVGRFKDGSITLTAGQKLRLDLDKTEGDDTRVNLPHPEIINTLSPGAFILCDDGKVRMKIIDKGADFLIAEVVSGTKLSNNKGVNVPGVILPIPALTEKDRKDLVAALDMGVDWVAQSFVQRPEDVAEAKKLIGGRAALMAKIEKPSAIELFAGILDLVDGIMLARGDLGVEIPPEEVPALQKKIVRQVRQSGKPIIVATQMLESMIESPAPTRAEASDVATAVYDGTDAVMLSAETAAGKYPIESVSIMDRICQHVEADDLYRRIMDADHPDADTDASDAITIAACQVAQTINAACITNYTSSGSTTLRTARQRPAMPILCLSHSAQTTRRLMLSYGVHAVYTPDVTSFADAVKMATEQAAIQGLAKKGQRLVLTAGVPFGTPGSTNALRVAWVE
- a CDS encoding AAA family ATPase, which encodes MEKHGFMIAIGGLSGSGKSTLAGRLAAETGAVWLRSDSIRKELWGVDPLTKLPPEAYSRDFSTKTYETLASRMEENLRAGRIVIVDMSFAKPVERRSFANRATACGAGFHGIWLDATPDTLKTRVDARVGDVSDADSTIVTMQLGFDLGTIEWSRINTDRPADSVYRLACALLGVDGPTPIRAIKLEP